From Cellulomonas chengniuliangii, the proteins below share one genomic window:
- a CDS encoding type Z 30S ribosomal protein S14: protein MAKTALVNKAAGPQKFKVRAYTRCQKCGRPHSVYRKFGLCRICVRQMAHAGELPGVTKSSW from the coding sequence ATGGCGAAGACCGCCCTGGTCAACAAGGCAGCCGGACCCCAGAAGTTCAAGGTGCGCGCCTACACCCGGTGCCAGAAGTGCGGACGTCCGCACTCCGTGTACCGCAAGTTCGGGCTGTGCCGCATCTGCGTGCGCCAGATGGCGCACGCGGGCGAGCTGCCCGGTGTCACCAAGAGCAGCTGGTAA
- the rplE gene encoding 50S ribosomal protein L5: MTAIDETTQGIKPRLKTRYAEEIVPALREEFQHENVNQVARLTKVVVNMGVGDAAKDSKLIDGAIRDLTLITGQKPQVTKARKSIAQFKLREGMPIGAHVTLRGDRAWEFLDRLLSTALPRIRDFRGLSPKQFDGHGNYTFGLTEQSMFHEIDQDKIDRVRGMDITIVTTATTDDEGRSLLKRLGFPFKED; the protein is encoded by the coding sequence ATGACCGCCATCGACGAGACCACGCAGGGCATCAAGCCCCGCCTCAAGACGCGTTACGCCGAGGAGATCGTCCCCGCGCTGCGCGAGGAGTTCCAGCACGAGAACGTCAACCAGGTCGCGCGCCTCACCAAGGTCGTCGTGAACATGGGTGTCGGCGACGCTGCGAAGGACTCCAAGCTCATCGACGGCGCGATCCGCGACCTGACCCTCATCACCGGTCAGAAGCCGCAGGTCACGAAGGCTCGCAAGTCCATCGCGCAGTTCAAGCTGCGTGAGGGCATGCCGATCGGCGCGCACGTCACGCTGCGTGGCGACCGCGCCTGGGAGTTCCTCGACCGCCTGCTCTCGACGGCCCTGCCGCGCATCCGCGACTTCCGTGGGCTCTCGCCCAAGCAGTTCGACGGGCACGGCAACTACACCTTCGGCCTCACGGAGCAGTCCATGTTCCACGAGATCGACCAGGACAAGATCGATCGCGTCCGCGGCATGGACATCACCATCGTGACGACCGCGACGACCGACGACGAGGGCCGCTCGCTGCTGAAGCGTCTCGGCTTCCCCTTCAAGGAGGACTGA
- the rplX gene encoding 50S ribosomal protein L24 — MAKIKKGDLVVVISGRDKGQQGRVLEVLTETQRVVVEGVQRVTKHVKAGQTQRGTRTGGIETVEAPIHISNVMLVDPETKKGTRVGYRSEQVERDGRTRTVRVRVAKRSGKDI, encoded by the coding sequence ATGGCGAAGATCAAGAAGGGCGACCTCGTGGTCGTCATCTCGGGCCGCGACAAGGGCCAGCAGGGGCGTGTCCTCGAGGTCCTGACCGAGACGCAGCGCGTCGTCGTCGAGGGCGTCCAGCGTGTCACCAAGCACGTCAAGGCCGGCCAGACGCAGCGCGGCACCCGCACGGGTGGCATCGAGACCGTCGAGGCCCCCATCCACATCAGCAACGTGATGCTCGTGGACCCGGAGACCAAGAAGGGCACCCGGGTCGGTTACCGCAGCGAGCAGGTCGAGCGCGACGGGCGTACCCGCACGGTCCGGGTCCGCGTCGCCAAGCGCTCCGGTAAGGACATCTGA
- the rplN gene encoding 50S ribosomal protein L14, translating to MIQQESRLRVADNTGAKEILCIRVLGGSGRRYAGIGDTIVATVKDAIPGGNVKKGDVVKAVIVRTKKERRRPDGSYIKFDENAAVILKNDGEPRGTRIFGPVGRELRDKKFMKIISLAPEVL from the coding sequence ATGATTCAGCAGGAGTCGCGACTTCGCGTCGCCGACAACACGGGTGCCAAGGAGATTCTCTGCATCCGTGTTCTCGGTGGCTCTGGTCGCCGCTACGCCGGTATCGGCGACACCATTGTCGCCACCGTCAAGGACGCGATCCCGGGCGGCAACGTCAAGAAGGGCGACGTCGTCAAGGCGGTCATCGTCCGCACCAAGAAGGAGCGTCGGCGTCCCGACGGCTCGTACATCAAGTTCGACGAGAACGCGGCCGTGATCCTCAAGAACGACGGTGAGCCTCGCGGCACGCGCATCTTCGGCCCGGTGGGCCGCGAGCTGCGTGACAAGAAGTTCATGAAGATCATCTCGCTGGCTCCGGAGGTGCTCTGA
- the rpsQ gene encoding 30S ribosomal protein S17, with translation MSANTDKVEETTAAAAPRANRKVRRGYVVSDKMQKTVVVEVEDRVKHPLYGKVIRRTSKVKVHDEAGAAGVGDLVTIMETRPISATKRYRLVEVIEKAK, from the coding sequence ATGAGCGCGAACACTGACAAGGTCGAGGAGACCACCGCCGCTGCGGCGCCGCGTGCCAACCGCAAGGTCCGCCGCGGGTACGTCGTCAGCGACAAGATGCAGAAGACCGTCGTGGTCGAGGTCGAGGACCGGGTCAAGCACCCGCTCTACGGCAAGGTCATCCGGCGGACGAGCAAGGTCAAGGTGCACGACGAGGCCGGCGCCGCAGGCGTGGGCGATCTCGTCACCATCATGGAGACCCGTCCGATCTCTGCGACGAAGCGTTACCGCCTCGTCGAGGTCATCGAGAAGGCCAAGTAG
- the rpmC gene encoding 50S ribosomal protein L29: MAIGTKDLAPSELDAFDDERLVAELKKAKEELFNLRFQSATGQLESHGRLKAVRRDIARIYTILRERELGIRTAPSASE, from the coding sequence ATGGCAATCGGAACCAAGGACCTGGCTCCCAGCGAGCTGGACGCCTTCGATGACGAGCGCCTTGTCGCCGAGCTGAAGAAGGCCAAGGAGGAGCTATTCAACCTCCGCTTCCAGTCGGCGACGGGCCAGCTCGAGAGCCACGGGCGGCTCAAGGCCGTGCGTCGCGACATCGCGCGGATCTACACGATCCTGCGTGAGCGCGAGCTCGGCATCCGTACTGCCCCGAGCGCGAGCGAGTGA
- the rplP gene encoding 50S ribosomal protein L16: protein MLIPRRLKHRKQHHPGRSGAATGGTQISFGEFGIQALEPAYVTNRQIEAARIAMTRHIKRGGKVWINIYPDRPLTKKPAETRMGSGKGSPEWWIANVKPGRVLFELGGVPEPLAREAMRRAQHKLPMKTRFVVREGGN from the coding sequence GTGCTGATCCCGCGCAGGCTGAAGCACCGCAAGCAGCACCACCCGGGGCGCTCCGGCGCCGCGACCGGTGGCACCCAGATCTCGTTTGGTGAGTTCGGCATCCAGGCTCTCGAGCCCGCCTACGTCACCAACCGGCAGATCGAGGCTGCTCGTATCGCCATGACCCGCCACATCAAGCGTGGCGGCAAGGTCTGGATCAACATCTACCCGGACCGGCCGCTCACGAAGAAGCCTGCTGAGACCCGCATGGGTTCCGGCAAGGGTTCGCCCGAGTGGTGGATCGCCAACGTCAAGCCCGGCCGAGTGCTGTTCGAGCTCGGCGGAGTCCCGGAGCCCCTGGCACGCGAGGCCATGCGTCGCGCGCAGCACAAGCTCCCGATGAAGACCCGTTTTGTGGTTCGCGAGGGTGGTAACTGA
- the rpsC gene encoding 30S ribosomal protein S3 translates to MGHKVSPLGYRLGITTDHRSRWFSDSTKPGQRYRDYVREDVEIRKLMATGLERAGIAKVEIERTRDRVRVDIHTARPGIVIGRRGAEADRIRGELEKLTGKQVQLNILEVKNAEIEAQLVAQGIAEQLASRVSFRRAMRKGMQSAQRAGAKGIRVQVSGRLGGAEMSRTEFYREGRVPLHTLRAFIDYGFYEARTTFGRIGVKVWIYKGDMTEKEFAREQATQAPRPARGPRGDRAERPSRGGARRPERADAPAEAASTEAPAAASPATESGTEA, encoded by the coding sequence GTGGGACATAAGGTCAGCCCGCTCGGGTACCGCCTGGGCATCACGACAGACCACCGTTCGCGCTGGTTCTCCGACTCCACCAAGCCGGGGCAGCGTTACCGCGACTACGTCCGTGAGGACGTCGAGATCCGCAAGCTCATGGCCACGGGCCTCGAGCGCGCGGGCATCGCCAAGGTCGAGATCGAGCGCACCCGCGACCGGGTCCGCGTCGACATCCACACCGCCCGCCCGGGCATCGTCATCGGGCGTCGTGGCGCGGAGGCCGACCGCATCCGCGGTGAGCTCGAGAAGCTCACCGGCAAGCAGGTGCAGCTCAACATCCTCGAGGTCAAGAACGCCGAGATCGAGGCCCAGCTCGTCGCTCAGGGCATCGCCGAGCAGCTCGCGAGCCGCGTGTCGTTCCGACGCGCGATGCGCAAGGGCATGCAGAGCGCCCAGCGCGCCGGCGCCAAGGGCATCCGGGTGCAGGTCTCCGGCCGCCTCGGCGGCGCGGAGATGAGCCGTACCGAGTTCTACCGCGAGGGACGCGTGCCGCTGCACACCCTCCGGGCGTTCATCGACTACGGCTTCTACGAGGCCCGCACGACCTTCGGCCGCATCGGCGTGAAGGTCTGGATCTACAAGGGCGACATGACGGAGAAGGAATTCGCCCGCGAGCAGGCGACCCAGGCTCCGCGCCCGGCTCGTGGCCCGCGCGGCGACCGTGCCGAGCGTCCGTCGCGTGGCGGCGCCCGCCGTCCCGAGCGGGCCGACGCGCCTGCCGAGGCAGCCTCCACCGAGGCTCCCGCGGCGGCGTCGCCCGCAACCGAGTCCGGAACGGAGGCCTGA
- the rplV gene encoding 50S ribosomal protein L22 — protein sequence MEAKAKARFVRVTPQKARRVVDLIRGKQAGEAVAVLKFAPQAAGETVLKVVESAIANAREAAKRNNERLDEQDLYISEVFVDEGPTLKRFRPRAQGRASQILKRTSHITVVVAERESTKGRAR from the coding sequence ATGGAAGCCAAGGCGAAGGCGCGGTTCGTCCGCGTCACGCCCCAGAAGGCCCGGCGCGTCGTGGACCTCATCCGTGGCAAGCAGGCCGGCGAGGCCGTGGCGGTGCTGAAGTTCGCACCGCAGGCCGCGGGGGAGACAGTCCTCAAGGTGGTCGAGAGCGCGATCGCCAACGCCCGTGAAGCCGCTAAGCGGAACAACGAGCGTCTCGACGAGCAGGACCTTTACATCTCTGAGGTCTTTGTTGACGAGGGTCCGACGCTCAAGCGGTTCCGGCCGCGGGCGCAGGGTCGTGCGAGCCAGATCCTCAAGCGCACCAGCCACATCACCGTGGTTGTTGCCGAGCGTGAGAGCACGAAGGGAAGGGCCCGATAG
- the rpsS gene encoding 30S ribosomal protein S19 → MPRSLKKGPFVDGHLQKKVDVQNEKGTKNVIKTWSRRSVITPDFLGHTFAVHDGRKHTPVFVTEAMVGHKLGEFAPTRTFRGHEKDDRKGRRR, encoded by the coding sequence ATGCCACGCAGCCTGAAGAAGGGCCCGTTCGTCGACGGACACCTGCAGAAGAAGGTCGACGTCCAGAACGAGAAGGGGACCAAGAACGTCATCAAGACGTGGTCCCGCCGGTCGGTCATCACGCCCGACTTCCTCGGTCACACGTTCGCGGTGCACGACGGCCGCAAGCACACGCCGGTCTTCGTCACCGAGGCGATGGTCGGGCACAAGCTGGGCGAGTTCGCTCCGACCCGGACGTTCCGCGGCCACGAGAAGGACGACCGGAAGGGCCGTCGCCGCTGA
- the rplB gene encoding 50S ribosomal protein L2, whose amino-acid sequence MGIRKYKPTTPGRRGASVADFVEITRSTPEKSLVRPLHKTGGRNATGRVTMRHQGGGHKRAYRVIDFRRHDKDGVPAKVAHIEYDPNRTARIALLHYADGEKRYIIAPNKLRQGDMIENGPAADIKPGNNLPLRNIPTGTVIHAIELKPGGGAKIARSAGASVQLVAKDGPYAQLRMPSGEIRNVDLRCRATVGEVGNAEQSNINWGKAGRMRWKGKRPSVRGVAMNPIDHPHGGGEGKTSGGRHPVSPWGQPEGRTRRPNKPSDKLIVRRRRTGKKR is encoded by the coding sequence ATGGGAATCCGCAAGTACAAGCCGACGACGCCAGGGCGCCGCGGCGCAAGCGTCGCCGACTTCGTCGAGATCACGCGCTCCACGCCGGAGAAGTCGCTGGTTCGCCCGCTGCACAAGACGGGTGGCCGCAACGCCACCGGTCGAGTGACCATGCGTCACCAGGGCGGCGGCCACAAGCGTGCCTACCGCGTCATCGACTTCCGTCGTCATGACAAGGACGGCGTTCCGGCGAAGGTCGCGCACATCGAGTACGACCCCAACCGCACGGCGCGCATCGCGCTCCTGCACTACGCGGACGGCGAGAAGCGCTACATCATCGCGCCGAACAAGCTCCGCCAGGGCGACATGATCGAGAACGGTCCTGCCGCCGACATCAAGCCCGGCAACAACCTGCCGCTGCGCAACATCCCGACCGGTACGGTCATCCACGCCATCGAGCTCAAGCCCGGTGGCGGCGCGAAGATCGCCCGTTCGGCTGGCGCCTCGGTCCAGCTTGTCGCCAAGGACGGCCCGTACGCGCAGCTGCGCATGCCGTCTGGCGAGATCCGCAACGTCGACCTGCGCTGCCGCGCGACGGTCGGCGAGGTGGGCAACGCCGAGCAGTCGAACATCAACTGGGGCAAGGCCGGCCGCATGCGCTGGAAGGGCAAGCGCCCCTCCGTCCGTGGTGTCGCGATGAACCCGATCGACCACCCGCACGGTGGTGGTGAGGGCAAGACGTCCGGTGGACGTCACCCCGTGAGCCCGTGGGGCCAGCCTGAGGGCCGGACCCGTCGTCCGAACAAGCCGAGCGACAAGCTGATCGTGCGCCGTCGGCGCACCGGCAAGAAGCGCTGA
- the rplW gene encoding 50S ribosomal protein L23: MSATVGKDPRDILLAPVVSEKSYGLLDEGKYTFLVDPRSNKTEIKIAVEQIFSVKVASVNTVNRKGKSRRTKFGIGRRKDTKRAIVTLREGTIDIFGGPVG; encoded by the coding sequence GTGAGCGCCACCGTCGGCAAGGACCCGCGGGACATCCTGCTCGCGCCGGTCGTCTCGGAGAAGAGCTACGGGCTGCTCGACGAGGGCAAGTACACCTTCCTCGTGGACCCCCGCTCGAACAAGACCGAGATCAAGATCGCTGTCGAGCAGATCTTCTCGGTCAAGGTCGCTTCGGTGAACACGGTCAACCGCAAGGGCAAGTCGCGGCGGACCAAGTTCGGCATCGGCCGACGCAAGGACACCAAGCGCGCGATCGTCACCCTCCGCGAGGGCACGATCGACATCTTCGGCGGACCGGTCGGCTGA
- the rplD gene encoding 50S ribosomal protein L4 produces MSDTLTVDVLDPSGKKAGTADLPAEVFDVQTNVPLIHQVVVAQLAAARQGTASTKTRGEVRGGGRKPYKQKGTGRARQGSTRAPQFAGGGVVHGPTPRDYSQRTPKKMKAAALRGALSDRARAGRVHVVSGFAPGAAPSTKSALNVLANLSGRKNVLVVVERQDEITWKSLRNVERVHLLVADQLNTYDVLISDDVVFTQGALDAFLEGPAKGRSATAVATASEAAAEEETK; encoded by the coding sequence ATGTCTGACACGCTGACGGTCGACGTCCTGGACCCGTCGGGCAAGAAGGCCGGCACCGCCGACCTGCCCGCCGAGGTCTTCGACGTCCAGACCAACGTCCCGCTGATCCACCAGGTCGTCGTCGCGCAGCTTGCTGCGGCGCGCCAGGGCACCGCCTCCACGAAGACTCGTGGCGAGGTCCGCGGTGGCGGTCGGAAGCCGTACAAGCAGAAGGGCACCGGCCGCGCCCGTCAGGGCTCGACCCGTGCGCCGCAGTTCGCCGGTGGTGGCGTGGTCCACGGACCGACCCCGCGCGACTACAGCCAGCGGACCCCGAAGAAGATGAAGGCCGCGGCGCTCCGCGGTGCTCTCTCGGACCGCGCCCGCGCCGGTCGCGTGCACGTCGTCTCCGGGTTCGCCCCGGGCGCCGCGCCCTCGACCAAGTCCGCGCTCAACGTCCTCGCGAACCTGTCGGGTCGCAAGAACGTGCTCGTGGTTGTCGAGCGCCAGGACGAGATCACCTGGAAGTCGCTCCGCAACGTCGAGCGGGTGCACCTGCTGGTCGCTGACCAGCTCAACACCTATGACGTGCTCATCTCGGACGACGTCGTGTTCACGCAGGGCGCGCTCGACGCGTTCCTCGAGGGCCCGGCGAAGGGGCGTTCGGCCACGGCCGTCGCGACCGCTTCCGAGGCAGCCGCTGAGGAGGAGACGAAGTGA
- the rplC gene encoding 50S ribosomal protein L3, translating into MTTQQNARPVTALLGIKLGMTQVWDANGRLVPVTVVQVGTNVVTQVRSADTDGYSAVQLAYGQIDPRKVSQPLKGHFEKAGVTPRRHVAEIRTSDASEYTLGQELTAAAFEAGTLVDVVGTTKGKGTAGVMKRHGFHGVGASHGAHRNHRKPGSIGGASTPSRVFKGVRMAGRMGVDRQTTQNLTVHAVDAEKGLVLVKGAVPGPKGGVVVVRSAVKGA; encoded by the coding sequence ATGACCACCCAGCAGAACGCGCGCCCCGTCACGGCGCTCCTCGGCATCAAGCTCGGCATGACGCAGGTGTGGGACGCCAACGGGCGTCTCGTCCCCGTCACCGTCGTGCAGGTCGGGACGAACGTCGTGACGCAGGTCCGCTCCGCTGACACGGATGGCTACTCCGCGGTCCAGCTGGCCTACGGCCAGATCGACCCGCGCAAGGTGAGCCAGCCGCTGAAGGGCCACTTCGAGAAGGCCGGGGTCACCCCCCGCCGGCACGTGGCCGAGATCCGCACCTCCGACGCCTCCGAGTACACGCTCGGCCAGGAGCTCACCGCTGCCGCCTTCGAGGCCGGCACGCTGGTGGACGTCGTCGGGACGACCAAGGGCAAGGGCACCGCCGGTGTGATGAAGCGTCACGGCTTCCACGGCGTCGGCGCCTCCCACGGTGCGCACCGCAACCACCGCAAGCCCGGCTCGATCGGTGGGGCCTCGACCCCGTCGCGCGTGTTCAAGGGCGTGCGCATGGCTGGTCGGATGGGTGTCGACCGCCAGACCACACAGAACCTGACCGTCCACGCGGTCGACGCCGAGAAGGGCCTGGTGCTCGTCAAGGGCGCCGTTCCGGGCCCCAAGGGTGGCGTCGTCGTCGTGCGCTCCGCAGTGAAGGGGGCATGA
- the rpsJ gene encoding 30S ribosomal protein S10, which produces MAGQKIRIRLKSYDHEVIDSSARKIVDTVTRAGATVVGPVPLPTEKNVFCVIRSPHKYKDSREHFEMRTHKRLIDIIDPTPKAVDSLMRLDLPADVNIEIKL; this is translated from the coding sequence ATGGCGGGACAGAAGATCCGCATCCGGCTCAAGTCCTACGACCACGAGGTCATCGACAGCTCGGCGCGCAAGATCGTCGACACGGTGACACGCGCTGGTGCGACGGTCGTGGGCCCGGTGCCGCTGCCGACGGAGAAGAACGTCTTCTGCGTCATCCGGTCGCCTCACAAGTACAAGGACAGCCGCGAGCACTTTGAGATGCGCACGCACAAGCGGCTCATCGACATCATCGATCCCACGCCGAAGGCGGTCGACTCGCTCATGCGTCTCGACCTGCCGGCTGACGTGAACATCGAGATCAAGCTCTGA